Proteins encoded by one window of Molothrus aeneus isolate 106 chromosome 16, BPBGC_Maene_1.0, whole genome shotgun sequence:
- the GDE1 gene encoding glycerophosphodiester phosphodiesterase 1, which produces MLCHGEGLLSSLTALMALALALSRSPALACLLPAGLYLALHLLALEPAAPQSAQRVLRPRGAAARIAHRGGAHDAPENTLGAIRQAAENGATGVELDLEFSADGVPILMHDDTVERTTDGAGRLQDLTFEEIRKLNPAAKHRLRSQFQDEKVPTLREAVVESMHHNLTIYFDVKGHANQAVDTLKQLYQEFPQLYNSSIVCSFMPDVVYKMRQADRNVVTALTHRPWQLSHLGDGTPRFSSSWKHFLYMVMDVILDWSLHSFLWRLCGVSAFLVQKNFVSQDYVRHWSSRGIRVVAWTVNTFAEKSYYESVLDCSYITDSLLEDCDPHY; this is translated from the exons atGCTGTGCCACGGCGAGGGCCTGCTGAGCTCCCTGACGGCTCTGATGGCGCTGGCGCTGGCGCTGAGCCGCAGCCCGGCGCTGGCCTGCCTGCTGCCGGCCGGGCTCTACCTAGCGCTGCACCTCTTGGCCCTGGAGCCCGCGGCGCCCCAGAGCGCGCAGCGCGTCCTGCGGccccgcggcgccgccgcccgcaTCGCGCACCGCGGCGGAGCGCACGACGCGCCCGAGAACACGCTGGGGGCCATCCGACAG gcagcTGAGAATGGAGCAACGGGTGTGGAGCTGGATCTTGAATTCAGTGCAGATGGTGTCCCCATTCTCATGCACGATGACACAGTTGAAAGGACAACTGATGGGGCTGGGAGACTGCAGGACCTGACTTTTGAGGAAATCAGGAAGCTGAATCCAGCTGCAAAACACAGGCTACG GAGCCAATTCCAGGATGAAAAGGTGCCAACTCTGAGGGAAGCTGTTGTGGAGTCCATGCATCACAATCTTACAATCTACTTCGATGTCAAAGGCCATGCAAATCAG GCAGTTGATACCCTGAAACAACTCTACCAGGAATTTCCACAGTTGTATAACAGCAGTATTGTCTGTTCTTTCATGCCAGATGTTGTTTATAAG ATGAGACAAGCTGACAGAAATGTTGTGACAGCACTGACCCACAGGCCCTGGCAGCTGAGTCACCTGGGAGATGGGACACCCCGATTCAGTTCCTCCTGGAAGCATTTCTTGTACATGGTGATGGATGTCATTCTGGACTGGAGCCTGCACAGTTTCTTGTGGAGATTGTGTGGGGTTTCAGCTTTCCTCGTACAGAAGAATTTTGTTTCTCA GGACTATGTGAGGCACTGGTCTTCCAGAGGAATTCGAGTGGTGGCCTGGACAGTGAACACATTTGCAGAGAAAAGCTACTACGAGAGTGTCCTTGACTGCAGCTACATCACCGACAGCTTGCTGGAGGACTGTGACCCCCACTACTga